From the genome of Nocardia sp. NBC_01503, one region includes:
- a CDS encoding four-helix bundle copper-binding protein — protein sequence MTDPKIMSTINHLFGCHRTCVRQTGESLDLSGAHAARAHIAQLMDCAAICRLTADILDRRSPWALALCELTAQVCTATAESCEQLDEKICARTCRETAEVLTVLAEQLRG from the coding sequence ATGACCGATCCGAAGATCATGAGCACCATCAATCATTTGTTCGGCTGTCACCGCACCTGCGTCAGGCAAACCGGGGAATCCCTGGATTTGAGTGGGGCCCACGCGGCGCGCGCGCATATCGCGCAATTGATGGACTGCGCGGCCATCTGCCGGCTCACCGCGGACATCCTGGATCGGCGCTCGCCGTGGGCGCTGGCGCTGTGCGAGCTGACCGCCCAGGTGTGCACCGCGACAGCCGAGAGCTGTGAGCAGCTCGACGAGAAGATCTGCGCCCGCACCTGTCGTGAAACCGCTGAAGTACTAACGGTTCTCGCCGAACAACTCCGCGGCTAA
- a CDS encoding 2-keto-3-deoxygluconate kinase, translated as MTLTIDTHAFIAAAPASLRAESAGLSPAEFHDRYCRDAGAIKLGEWTHLCAADFTATLEFADHLRTVTASGSPVAALTSALYDEGYPVEILQFHQRRTESGTATFVQCEFNGRRGWGAALADDSAESTVRAMIAGINTFA; from the coding sequence ATGACACTCACAATCGATACACACGCGTTCATTGCCGCTGCCCCCGCGAGCCTGCGGGCCGAGAGCGCCGGTTTGAGCCCCGCCGAGTTCCACGATCGCTACTGCCGCGACGCGGGTGCGATCAAACTCGGCGAATGGACTCACCTCTGTGCCGCGGATTTCACCGCGACCCTGGAGTTCGCGGATCACCTGCGCACCGTCACGGCGTCGGGGAGCCCGGTCGCGGCGCTCACCTCGGCGCTGTACGACGAGGGCTATCCGGTCGAGATCCTGCAGTTCCATCAGCGCCGCACCGAATCCGGCACCGCCACCTTCGTGCAGTGCGAGTTCAACGGCCGACGCGGCTGGGGTGCGGCCCTCGCCGACGACAGTGCGGAGTCCACCGTCCGCGCCATGATCGCCGGTATCAACACCTTCGCGTAA
- the trxA gene encoding thioredoxin, whose product MATQTLTEQNFDDIVTKSDVVLVDFWAAWCGPCRSFAPTFEASSEKHPDVVHGKVDTEAEQGLAAAANIRSIPTIMAFREGVLVFAQPGALPPAALEDLIGQVKELDMDEVRKQLAEQQTKA is encoded by the coding sequence ATGGCCACCCAGACACTGACCGAGCAGAACTTCGATGACATCGTCACCAAGAGCGACGTGGTTCTCGTCGACTTCTGGGCTGCGTGGTGCGGTCCGTGCCGTTCGTTCGCCCCCACCTTCGAGGCGTCCTCGGAGAAGCATCCCGATGTGGTGCACGGCAAGGTCGACACCGAGGCCGAGCAGGGGCTGGCCGCCGCCGCGAATATCCGGTCGATTCCGACCATCATGGCTTTCCGCGAGGGTGTGCTGGTGTTCGCACAGCCCGGTGCGCTGCCGCCCGCCGCGCTAGAGGATCTCATCGGGCAGGTGAAGGAGCTCGATATGGACGAGGTCCGCAAGCAGCTCGCCGAGCAGCAGACCAAGGCTTGA
- a CDS encoding branched-chain amino acid ABC transporter permease, producing the protein MSSSLLADAALLANGSIDFNVSGVVDQFWRLTVDGLAYGSIYALVAVGYTLVYGVLRLINFAHSEIFMVGMFGQYIGLMVVGFSPSGNVYSEGIVLTVVYLLVAMIFGMLVSGATAVGLERIAYRPLRKRGAKPLIFLITAIGMSFVLQEFVHYVLPKFSTELGGTNAQQPIMLVRATEQFTIFGASVTNVTLVIIVAAVILAATTEILINRTKFGRGIRAVAQDPDTATLMGVSRERIIMLTFLLGGLLAGAAAMLYTLKIPNGIIYSGGFILGIKAFSAAVLGGIGNLRGALLGGLLLGLAENYGQILFGTQWRDVVAFVVLVAVLMFRPTGILGESLGRARV; encoded by the coding sequence ATGTCTTCATCCCTATTGGCCGATGCGGCTCTGCTTGCCAACGGGTCCATCGATTTCAACGTCTCCGGCGTGGTCGACCAATTCTGGCGGCTCACCGTGGACGGTTTGGCTTATGGCTCGATCTACGCTCTGGTAGCGGTCGGCTATACCTTGGTCTACGGCGTGCTGCGACTGATCAATTTCGCCCATTCGGAAATTTTCATGGTGGGCATGTTCGGTCAGTACATCGGTCTCATGGTGGTCGGTTTCAGTCCCAGCGGAAATGTGTACTCCGAAGGCATTGTCCTCACCGTCGTCTATCTGTTGGTGGCCATGATCTTCGGCATGCTGGTCTCGGGTGCGACCGCGGTCGGCCTGGAGCGCATCGCCTATCGTCCGCTGCGTAAACGCGGCGCCAAACCACTCATCTTCCTGATCACCGCGATCGGTATGTCGTTCGTGCTGCAGGAGTTCGTGCACTATGTGCTGCCGAAGTTCTCGACCGAGCTGGGCGGCACCAACGCGCAGCAGCCGATCATGCTGGTGCGCGCGACCGAGCAGTTCACCATCTTCGGGGCTTCGGTCACCAATGTGACCCTGGTGATCATCGTGGCCGCCGTCATCCTGGCCGCCACCACCGAAATCCTCATCAACAGAACCAAATTCGGCCGCGGCATTCGCGCCGTGGCGCAGGATCCCGATACCGCCACCCTGATGGGCGTCTCGCGGGAGCGGATCATCATGCTGACCTTCCTGCTCGGCGGTCTGCTCGCCGGTGCGGCGGCCATGCTGTACACGTTGAAGATCCCGAACGGCATCATCTACTCGGGCGGATTCATCCTGGGCATCAAGGCATTCAGCGCCGCGGTGCTCGGCGGTATCGGCAATCTGCGTGGCGCGCTGCTGGGCGGTCTGCTGCTCGGACTCGCGGAGAACTACGGTCAGATCCTGTTCGGCACCCAGTGGCGTGATGTGGTCGCGTTCGTGGTGCTGGTGGCCGTGCTGATGTTCCGCCCGACCGGCATTCTCGGCGAGAGCCTGGGGAGGGCGCGGGTATGA
- a CDS encoding ABC transporter substrate-binding protein, giving the protein MSVRNSLRGRALRAACVVAGGALVLTACTSNSDSNAPDVAKVDVAKVDTIAAKVPADIKSAGKLLVGVNTPYSPNEYKDPGTGKIVGYDVDLMDAVAKVLGLTADYKEADFEKIIPGIEAGTYNLGMSSFTDNKEREKTADFVTYFTAGSQWAQQKGKTVDPNNACGKRVAVQRTTVQDTDEIPAKSAACVAAGKPEITKVAYDEQSAAATALVNGQVDAMSADSPVTAYAIKQNQDTIEPSGAMFDSAPYGWPVKKGSALGPVLQEAVQYLIDNGQYKKIAENWGVQDGVIAKSVINGAQG; this is encoded by the coding sequence GTGTCTGTTCGTAACTCTCTCCGCGGGCGTGCCCTGCGGGCCGCCTGCGTAGTCGCGGGTGGCGCCCTGGTGCTGACCGCGTGTACCAGCAACTCGGATTCCAACGCGCCCGATGTGGCCAAGGTGGATGTGGCCAAGGTCGACACCATCGCCGCCAAGGTGCCCGCGGATATCAAGAGCGCGGGCAAGCTGCTGGTCGGCGTGAACACCCCCTACTCGCCGAACGAGTACAAGGATCCGGGCACCGGCAAGATCGTCGGCTACGACGTGGACCTGATGGACGCGGTGGCCAAGGTGCTCGGTCTGACGGCCGATTACAAGGAAGCCGATTTCGAGAAGATCATCCCGGGTATCGAGGCCGGTACCTACAACCTCGGCATGTCCTCGTTCACCGATAACAAGGAGCGCGAGAAGACCGCCGACTTCGTCACCTACTTCACCGCGGGCAGCCAGTGGGCCCAGCAGAAGGGGAAGACGGTCGACCCGAACAATGCCTGCGGTAAGCGAGTCGCGGTGCAGCGCACCACCGTTCAGGACACCGACGAGATTCCGGCCAAGAGCGCGGCCTGCGTCGCCGCCGGTAAGCCGGAGATCACCAAGGTCGCCTACGACGAGCAGAGCGCCGCGGCCACCGCACTGGTCAACGGTCAGGTCGACGCCATGTCCGCCGACTCGCCGGTGACCGCGTACGCGATCAAGCAGAACCAGGACACCATCGAGCCCTCGGGCGCCATGTTCGACTCCGCGCCGTACGGCTGGCCGGTCAAGAAGGGTTCCGCGCTGGGCCCGGTGCTGCAGGAGGCCGTGCAGTACCTGATCGACAACGGTCAGTACAAGAAGATCGCCGAGAACTGGGGCGTGCAGGACGGTGTGATCGCCAAGTCGGTCATCAACGGAGCGCAGGGCTGA
- a CDS encoding ABC transporter ATP-binding protein, with product MVVSYGRIQALHGISLSVAPGELVTLLGANGAGKTTTMRALSGLLPLSRGRILFEGRDITRVKAHDRVGLGLIQAPEGRGVFPGMTVQENLDMGCYSRPFKTKAEYNETLEWIFTLFPRVKERQKQVGGTLSGGEQQMVAIARSLMARPKLLLLDEPSMGLAPMVIRQIFQIIADINAQGTTVLLVEQNAQQALTRSDRAYILETGEVTKTGYGRDLLHDPAVKSAYLGVG from the coding sequence ATGGTCGTCAGCTACGGCAGAATCCAAGCCCTGCACGGTATTTCACTCTCGGTCGCACCCGGTGAACTGGTGACCCTGCTCGGCGCCAACGGTGCGGGCAAGACCACCACCATGCGCGCCCTGTCCGGTCTGCTCCCACTGAGCCGCGGCCGAATCCTCTTCGAGGGTCGCGATATCACCCGTGTGAAGGCGCACGACCGTGTCGGGCTCGGCCTCATCCAGGCTCCCGAAGGCCGCGGCGTCTTCCCCGGTATGACAGTCCAGGAGAACCTCGATATGGGCTGCTACTCGCGCCCATTCAAAACCAAGGCCGAGTACAACGAGACCCTGGAGTGGATCTTCACGCTCTTCCCCAGGGTCAAGGAACGCCAGAAGCAGGTGGGCGGCACTCTGTCCGGTGGCGAACAGCAGATGGTCGCCATCGCCCGCTCCCTGATGGCCCGTCCCAAGCTCCTGCTGCTGGATGAGCCGTCAATGGGCTTGGCCCCCATGGTCATCCGCCAGATCTTCCAGATCATCGCGGATATCAACGCCCAGGGCACCACGGTCCTGTTGGTCGAACAGAACGCCCAGCAGGCCCTCACCCGAAGCGACCGCGCCTACATCCTGGAGACCGGTGAGGTCACCAAAACCGGTTACGGCCGCGACCTGCTGCACGACCCGGCGGTCAAATCCGCCTACCTCGGCGTCGGCTGA
- a CDS encoding branched-chain amino acid ABC transporter permease, protein MTLSKSAAPQPKSPAPKARPKGRGIGDSLRDWWGGLSRPAQWGVGVPVIILLALLPLFPPPLLDTPGTSFSGVMAQFAMTALIAVGLNVVVGQAGLLDLGYVGFYAVGAYTVGLLTSPNSPWNQTGGWLNPSWAWIVCVPLAILVTAVSGLILGTPTLRLRGDYLAIVTLGFGEIVRLLADNLGDITNGSLGLSRIAYPRVGVSETHPDGYFSSGNLGDKNSSNLLDRANSGAWWFWLGMTLVIIVLLFVGNLERSRVGRAWVAIREDEDVAEMMGVPTFKFKLWAFMIGAGIGGMSGALYAGQVQFINPTGFNIINSMLFLCAVVIGGQGNKLGVIVGAFLIVYLPNRFMSVNISGQSLGDYKYLFYGVTLVVVMIFRPQGLFPVRQKLLAYGRTVYRAVHRTPGTAVETTGGQR, encoded by the coding sequence ATGACGCTATCGAAATCCGCTGCACCGCAGCCGAAATCGCCCGCGCCGAAGGCCAGGCCCAAGGGGCGCGGTATCGGCGATTCGCTGCGTGATTGGTGGGGCGGGCTGTCCCGCCCGGCGCAGTGGGGCGTCGGCGTGCCGGTGATCATCCTGCTCGCGCTGCTCCCGCTGTTCCCGCCGCCGCTGCTCGATACGCCGGGCACCAGTTTCTCCGGTGTGATGGCGCAGTTCGCCATGACGGCGCTGATCGCCGTCGGCCTGAATGTCGTTGTCGGACAGGCAGGTCTGCTCGACCTCGGCTATGTCGGCTTCTACGCGGTCGGCGCGTACACGGTCGGTCTGCTCACCAGTCCGAACAGTCCGTGGAATCAAACCGGCGGCTGGTTGAATCCGAGCTGGGCGTGGATCGTCTGTGTGCCGCTGGCCATTCTGGTCACCGCCGTATCCGGTCTGATCCTGGGTACGCCGACGCTGCGCCTGCGCGGCGACTACCTGGCCATCGTGACCCTCGGCTTCGGTGAGATCGTGCGCCTGCTCGCCGACAACCTCGGCGATATCACCAATGGCAGTCTCGGCCTCTCGCGTATCGCGTATCCGCGGGTCGGGGTCTCCGAGACGCATCCGGACGGATACTTCTCCTCCGGAAATCTCGGCGATAAGAACAGCTCGAATCTATTGGACCGGGCCAACTCCGGCGCCTGGTGGTTCTGGCTCGGCATGACGTTGGTGATCATCGTCCTGCTGTTCGTCGGCAATCTGGAGCGCAGCCGCGTCGGCCGGGCCTGGGTGGCGATTCGCGAGGACGAGGATGTCGCCGAGATGATGGGCGTCCCGACCTTCAAATTCAAATTGTGGGCGTTCATGATCGGCGCGGGCATCGGCGGTATGTCGGGTGCGCTCTACGCCGGTCAGGTGCAGTTCATCAATCCGACCGGATTCAACATCATCAATTCGATGCTGTTCCTGTGCGCGGTGGTGATCGGTGGTCAGGGTAATAAACTGGGTGTCATCGTCGGCGCGTTCCTGATCGTGTATCTGCCGAACCGGTTCATGTCGGTGAATATCAGCGGCCAGTCGCTCGGCGACTACAAGTATCTGTTCTACGGCGTCACGCTGGTGGTGGTCATGATCTTCCGGCCGCAGGGTTTGTTCCCGGTGCGACAGAAACTGCTCGCCTACGGGCGCACGGTCTACCGCGCGGTGCATCGCACCCCCGGGACGGCCGTCGAAACCACTGGAGGACAGCGATGA
- a CDS encoding ABC transporter ATP-binding protein has protein sequence MTGPGAGGALFDNEDMAAGFTAEEVREAAGTLDVTEVLPTFADAEVVAEVVAPHREIGTAVGAPLLRTDGLTVKFGGLTALDNVSFEIRRGEILGMIGPNGAGKTTCFNAITGVYRPTSGTVSFDGQPLTKSKRNEITRLGIARTFQNVRLFQEMTALENVVVGTDARHHTSIPGAVFRSARHRREEKDAIERGMALLEFVGIAPRAVEKARNLSYGDQRRLEIARALATEPKLLCLDEPAAGFNPSEKSALMDLIRKIRDDGFTVLLIEHDMRLVMGVTDRIVVLEFGRKIADGLPAEIRDNPKVIAAYLGVPDDEVEAAQ, from the coding sequence ATGACCGGGCCGGGCGCGGGTGGCGCGCTGTTCGACAATGAGGATATGGCGGCCGGTTTTACCGCCGAGGAGGTTCGCGAGGCCGCGGGGACACTCGATGTGACCGAGGTGCTGCCGACCTTCGCCGATGCCGAGGTCGTCGCGGAAGTCGTTGCGCCGCACCGGGAAATCGGAACCGCCGTGGGTGCGCCGCTGCTGCGCACCGACGGGCTGACGGTGAAATTCGGTGGCCTCACCGCCCTGGACAACGTCAGCTTCGAGATCCGCCGCGGTGAGATCCTGGGGATGATCGGACCCAATGGCGCGGGCAAGACCACCTGCTTCAACGCCATCACCGGTGTGTATCGCCCCACCTCCGGCACGGTGTCCTTCGACGGTCAACCGCTCACCAAATCCAAGCGCAATGAGATCACCCGCCTGGGTATCGCCCGCACCTTCCAGAATGTGCGGCTGTTCCAGGAGATGACGGCGCTGGAGAATGTGGTGGTGGGAACCGATGCGCGGCACCACACTTCGATTCCCGGCGCGGTCTTCCGCTCCGCACGCCATCGCCGTGAGGAGAAGGACGCCATCGAACGCGGTATGGCGCTGCTGGAGTTCGTCGGCATCGCCCCGCGCGCGGTGGAGAAGGCGCGCAACCTCTCCTACGGCGATCAGCGTCGCCTGGAGATCGCGCGTGCCCTGGCGACCGAACCGAAACTGCTCTGTCTGGACGAACCCGCGGCCGGGTTCAATCCGAGCGAGAAGTCCGCGCTCATGGATCTGATCCGCAAGATCCGCGATGACGGTTTCACCGTGCTGCTCATCGAGCACGATATGCGTCTGGTCATGGGCGTCACCGACCGCATCGTGGTGCTGGAGTTCGGTCGCAAGATCGCCGACGGCCTGCCCGCGGAGATCCGCGACAACCCCAAGGTGATCGCCGCCTACCTTGGCGTCCCCGACGACGAAGTGGAGGCAGCACAGTGA
- a CDS encoding isocitrate/isopropylmalate dehydrogenase family protein, protein MSDSETRLRLGLIEGDGIGPEIVRATRDVVDDAFEVVGLTAVEWVPLPIGHTAIAEFGDPMPESTLKTLEGLEGWIMGPHDNASYAAEHRLGLPPAGAVRKRFGLYGNLRPSRTIEGVRSVAPEMDLIIVRENSEGLYADRNMFTGSGEFRPTADMAMAIGVFTRSAIERVARLGFDGASNRRKRVTIVHKANVLPVTMGLFRDVCYEIATEYPDIEVNDEHVDAAAAHLVRAPGDYDVIVTENLFGDILSDLAGELSGSLGLAPSLNCSDDQAMAQAVHGAAPTLTGHNRANPVALMLSAALLLRWLATRYSHSALRRVAERIEHGVAETLRAGVATSDLGGLASTTEFTEQVRARLHRW, encoded by the coding sequence ATGAGCGACAGCGAGACTCGGCTCCGGCTGGGCCTGATCGAGGGTGACGGCATCGGCCCGGAGATCGTGCGGGCGACCCGCGATGTGGTGGACGATGCCTTCGAGGTGGTCGGTCTGACCGCGGTGGAGTGGGTGCCGTTGCCCATCGGTCACACCGCGATCGCGGAGTTCGGTGATCCCATGCCCGAGTCGACGCTGAAGACCCTGGAGGGTCTGGAGGGCTGGATCATGGGCCCGCACGACAATGCGTCGTACGCCGCCGAGCATCGCCTCGGCCTGCCGCCCGCCGGTGCGGTGCGCAAACGCTTCGGTCTGTACGGAAACCTGCGCCCGTCGCGCACCATCGAGGGTGTGCGCTCGGTCGCGCCGGAGATGGATCTGATCATCGTGCGGGAGAACAGCGAGGGCCTGTACGCCGATCGCAATATGTTCACCGGCTCCGGCGAGTTCCGGCCGACCGCCGATATGGCCATGGCCATCGGCGTGTTCACCCGTTCGGCCATCGAGCGTGTCGCACGGCTGGGCTTCGATGGCGCGAGTAATCGGCGCAAGCGGGTCACCATCGTGCACAAGGCGAATGTGCTGCCGGTGACCATGGGCCTGTTCCGGGACGTGTGCTACGAGATCGCCACGGAGTATCCGGATATCGAGGTGAACGATGAGCACGTCGATGCCGCGGCGGCACATCTGGTGCGCGCGCCGGGGGATTACGACGTGATCGTCACCGAGAACCTCTTCGGTGACATCCTCTCGGACCTGGCCGGTGAGCTGAGTGGTTCGCTGGGTCTGGCGCCCTCGTTGAACTGCTCGGATGACCAGGCCATGGCGCAGGCCGTACACGGTGCCGCGCCCACCCTCACCGGGCACAATCGCGCGAATCCGGTGGCGCTCATGCTCTCCGCCGCGCTGCTGCTGCGCTGGCTGGCGACCCGTTATTCACACAGTGCGCTGCGACGGGTGGCCGAGCGGATTGAACATGGGGTAGCCGAGACGTTGCGGGCCGGAGTCGCCACATCCGATTTGGGTGGGTTAGCATCTACCACCGAATTCACCGAGCAGGTGCGCGCCCGGCTGCACCGCTGGTGA
- the polA gene encoding DNA polymerase I gives MTPASTDQRPSAVSVPGTSDAQPTLLLLDGHSLAYRAFYALPAENFKTAGGQTTNAVYGFTAMLINLLRDEKPTHVAAAFDVSRKTFRTEAYPEYKANRATTPDEFRGQVETTQEVLGALGIPVMAIDGYEADDVIATLVTQAEPQGFRVLIVTGDRDSLQLVSDNVTVLYPKKGVSELTRFTPAAVEEKYGLTPAQYPDFAALRGDPSDNLPGIPGVGEKTATKWIREYGDLNALVDKVDTVKGKVGDALRANLSSVILNRQLTEMVKEVPLPYTPDQLGMQPWDRDKIHRLFDELEFRVLRDRLFDTLAPVEAEAEAGFEISGAAIAPGALSAWLAEHAKAGVRHGVSVVGVGTPVHGDVKAIALAAADGEGGYLDVHTLTPEDEAALGAWLADPETPKALHEAKSAMHALRGRGWTLGGLSSDTAIAAYLVRPGQRTFNLDDLSLRYLSRELRVEDSGETQLSLLDDEDQVDEEIAKGEMLRARAVSDLADAFDAELERIESTALLGDMELPLLSVLADLEAAGIAVDSAQLEELQGEFADRVAEAAQAAYGVIGKQINLGSPKQLQVVLFDELDMPKTKRTKTGYTTDADALEGLYEKTQHPFLQHLLEHRDATRLKVTVDGLLKSVADDGRIHTTFNQTVAATGRLSSTEPNLQNIPIRTDMGRRIRDTFVVGPGFESLMTADYSQIEMRIMAHLSKDEGLIEAFNSGEDLHNFVASKAFDIPITEVDPELRRRIKAMSYGLAYGLSAYGLSQQLKISAEEAKAQMDVYFERFGAIREYLREAVELARKTGYTETLFGRRRYLPDLDSSNRQRREAAERMALNAPIQGTAADIIKVAMIDTQRAIAAAGLKSRMLLQVHDELIFEVASGEREELEALAREHMSNAIELSVPLEVSVGVGRSWDSAAH, from the coding sequence GTGACCCCTGCCTCCACCGATCAACGGCCGAGCGCCGTGTCCGTCCCCGGCACCTCCGATGCGCAGCCCACGTTGCTGTTGCTGGATGGGCATTCGCTGGCCTATCGCGCGTTCTACGCGCTGCCGGCGGAGAACTTCAAGACGGCGGGTGGGCAGACCACCAATGCGGTGTACGGGTTCACCGCCATGCTCATCAATCTGCTGCGGGATGAGAAGCCCACGCATGTGGCGGCGGCGTTCGATGTGAGCCGCAAGACCTTCCGCACCGAGGCGTATCCGGAGTACAAGGCGAATCGGGCCACCACGCCGGACGAGTTCCGGGGGCAGGTGGAGACCACCCAGGAAGTGCTGGGGGCGCTGGGTATTCCGGTGATGGCCATCGACGGATACGAGGCCGACGATGTGATCGCCACGCTCGTCACGCAGGCCGAACCGCAGGGATTCCGGGTGCTCATCGTCACCGGCGACCGGGATTCGCTGCAGTTGGTGAGCGATAACGTCACCGTGCTCTACCCGAAGAAGGGTGTTTCGGAGCTGACCCGGTTCACCCCGGCGGCGGTGGAGGAGAAGTACGGGCTCACCCCGGCGCAGTACCCGGATTTCGCGGCGCTGCGCGGCGACCCGAGCGACAATCTGCCCGGCATTCCGGGTGTGGGGGAGAAGACCGCCACCAAGTGGATTCGCGAATACGGTGACCTGAACGCACTCGTGGACAAGGTCGATACGGTCAAGGGCAAGGTCGGAGATGCCTTGCGCGCCAACCTCTCCAGCGTGATCCTCAACCGGCAGCTCACCGAGATGGTGAAGGAGGTGCCGCTGCCGTACACCCCGGATCAGCTGGGAATGCAGCCCTGGGATCGGGACAAGATCCACCGGCTCTTCGACGAACTCGAATTCCGGGTGCTGCGTGATCGGCTCTTCGACACCCTCGCCCCGGTGGAGGCGGAAGCCGAGGCGGGCTTCGAGATCAGCGGTGCGGCCATCGCACCCGGCGCATTGTCCGCCTGGCTGGCGGAGCATGCCAAAGCCGGTGTCCGGCACGGTGTTTCGGTGGTCGGAGTGGGCACCCCGGTGCACGGTGACGTGAAGGCCATCGCCCTGGCCGCCGCCGACGGTGAGGGCGGCTACCTCGACGTACACACCCTGACCCCGGAGGACGAAGCAGCGCTCGGTGCCTGGCTCGCCGATCCGGAGACCCCGAAAGCCCTGCACGAGGCCAAATCCGCCATGCACGCGCTGCGCGGTCGCGGCTGGACCCTCGGCGGGCTCAGCAGCGATACCGCCATCGCCGCCTACCTGGTTCGCCCCGGCCAGCGCACCTTCAACCTCGACGATCTCTCACTGCGCTACCTGAGCCGCGAACTGCGCGTGGAGGACAGCGGCGAAACCCAGCTGTCCCTGCTCGATGACGAGGATCAGGTCGACGAGGAGATCGCCAAGGGCGAAATGCTGCGCGCCCGAGCGGTTTCCGACCTCGCCGACGCCTTCGACGCCGAACTCGAGCGCATCGAATCCACCGCACTGCTCGGCGATATGGAGTTGCCGCTGCTGAGCGTGCTCGCCGATCTGGAGGCCGCCGGAATCGCCGTCGACTCCGCGCAGCTGGAAGAGTTGCAGGGCGAATTCGCCGACCGCGTCGCCGAGGCCGCGCAGGCCGCCTACGGGGTGATCGGTAAGCAGATCAACCTGGGCTCGCCCAAACAGCTCCAGGTGGTGCTGTTCGACGAACTCGATATGCCCAAGACCAAGCGCACCAAGACCGGCTACACCACCGATGCCGATGCGCTGGAAGGGCTTTACGAGAAGACCCAGCACCCGTTCCTGCAACACCTGCTGGAACACCGCGACGCCACCCGCCTCAAGGTGACTGTCGACGGCCTGCTCAAATCGGTCGCCGACGACGGGCGGATTCACACCACCTTCAATCAGACGGTCGCCGCGACCGGACGCCTGTCCTCCACCGAGCCGAATCTGCAGAACATTCCGATCCGCACCGATATGGGCCGCCGTATTCGCGACACCTTCGTGGTCGGCCCCGGCTTCGAATCGCTCATGACCGCGGACTACAGCCAGATCGAAATGCGCATCATGGCGCACCTTTCCAAGGACGAGGGCCTCATCGAAGCCTTCAACTCCGGCGAGGATCTGCACAATTTCGTCGCCTCCAAGGCATTCGACATCCCGATCACCGAGGTCGATCCGGAGCTGCGCCGCCGCATCAAGGCCATGTCCTACGGCCTGGCGTACGGTCTGTCGGCCTACGGTCTGTCGCAGCAGCTGAAGATCAGCGCCGAAGAGGCGAAGGCGCAGATGGACGTCTACTTCGAGCGGTTCGGCGCGATTCGCGAATACCTGCGCGAGGCAGTCGAATTGGCCCGCAAGACCGGCTACACCGAAACGCTCTTCGGCCGCCGCCGCTATCTGCCGGATCTGGACTCGTCGAACCGTCAGCGCCGCGAGGCCGCCGAACGCATGGCCCTGAACGCACCCATCCAGGGCACGGCCGCCGACATCATCAAGGTCGCCATGATCGACACCCAGCGCGCCATCGCCGCCGCGGGCCTGAAATCCCGCATGCTCCTGCAGGTCCACGACGAACTCATCTTCGAAGTGGCCTCCGGCGAACGCGAGGAACTCGAAGCCCTTGCCCGCGAACACATGTCGAACGCCATCGAGCTCTCGGTCCCGCTCGAGGTCTCCGTCGGCGTGGGCCGCAGCTGGGACTCCGCGGCCCACTAA